The Pseudoalteromonas marina genome contains a region encoding:
- a CDS encoding ABC transporter permease: MFKSAIAIMEGTKAALMAIKANAMRSALTCLGIIIGVAAVITVVAVMQGFTKQINDQLADMAPDVTSIKPFTSIEQEMVGKNAKLTYSDFLTLKARIKEAETLTALMFTWRFSGGAEYGNKSHSSRVMGTEQDYQKAYRTFPELGRFIRAEDDEKRRRVAFIGPSIIEKLNLPDNPVGEYIKLGGEWFRIIGVAEKQGSLFGFDQDDYINIPISTMSALEGASSTSNVQIMFRLKEGVDEELTLAKITRILRQLHKLKDGEENDFEFETAEKARANVDKFTGSATAITAGIVGISLVVGGIGVMNIMLVSVTERTRVIGTLKALGATPGFIMLQFLVEAVVLSLFGGLIGLAIGYGAAALISFMVPSMPDAYIPGWAVMLSFGFTSLIGIIFGLAPAIKAARLNPIEALRYE, translated from the coding sequence ATGTTTAAATCTGCCATTGCCATTATGGAAGGAACAAAAGCAGCATTAATGGCTATTAAGGCCAACGCAATGCGCAGCGCATTAACCTGTTTAGGTATTATTATTGGTGTTGCAGCCGTTATAACTGTGGTTGCAGTTATGCAGGGCTTTACTAAACAAATTAACGATCAACTTGCTGACATGGCACCCGATGTAACCTCAATCAAACCATTTACAAGCATCGAGCAAGAAATGGTTGGTAAAAACGCAAAACTGACTTACTCCGATTTTCTAACACTAAAAGCACGTATAAAAGAAGCCGAAACACTGACCGCACTTATGTTTACGTGGCGTTTTTCTGGTGGAGCTGAATACGGAAATAAAAGCCATTCATCACGCGTGATGGGAACCGAACAAGATTACCAAAAAGCATACCGCACGTTTCCAGAATTAGGCCGCTTTATTCGCGCGGAAGATGACGAAAAACGCCGTCGGGTTGCGTTCATTGGTCCTTCTATTATTGAAAAGTTAAATTTACCCGATAACCCCGTAGGCGAATATATCAAACTTGGTGGCGAATGGTTTAGGATCATTGGAGTAGCCGAAAAACAAGGTAGCTTATTTGGCTTTGATCAAGATGATTATATAAATATTCCGATCAGTACCATGAGCGCGTTAGAGGGTGCTAGTAGCACGAGTAACGTGCAAATAATGTTTAGACTTAAAGAAGGGGTCGATGAAGAGCTTACTTTAGCTAAAATAACGCGTATTTTACGCCAATTACATAAATTAAAAGACGGTGAAGAAAACGACTTTGAATTTGAAACCGCTGAAAAAGCCCGTGCTAATGTTGATAAGTTTACAGGTAGCGCCACGGCAATCACTGCTGGTATTGTTGGTATAAGCCTTGTTGTAGGGGGGATTGGCGTAATGAATATTATGCTGGTATCGGTGACTGAACGTACCCGTGTAATAGGCACTCTTAAAGCATTGGGCGCAACACCCGGCTTTATTATGCTACAGTTTTTGGTGGAAGCCGTAGTGCTATCGTTATTTGGCGGACTCATTGGCTTAGCTATAGGTTATGGTGCTGCCGCATTGATTTCGTTTATGGTTCCCAGTATGCCGGATGCTTACATACCTGGTTGGGCTGTGATGCTATCGTTCGGTTTTACGTCACTTATCGGTATTATATTTGGCTTAGCCCCTGCTATTAAAGCGGCAAGGCTAAACCCTATTGAAGCATTACGATACGAATAA
- a CDS encoding ABC transporter ATP-binding protein: MSAVIKLEHINKQYVMGEQVFKALDDVNIVMNENEYVAIIGPSGSGKSTLMNLLGCLDTPTSGDYFLKDKLVKSMTETELAHQRNESVGFIFQSFNLLPRASALENVMQPLVYRFIPAKQRKQKALEALQRVGLGDKVDHLSSQLSGGQRQRVAIARALVTKPHILLGDEPTGNLDSKTTAEIMTLFDELHNEGHTIILVTHEQEIADHCQRVIRLVDGKVVSDVKKGEGEKQHV; encoded by the coding sequence ATGTCTGCGGTAATTAAGTTAGAACACATTAACAAACAATATGTAATGGGCGAGCAAGTATTTAAAGCGTTAGATGATGTAAATATCGTCATGAATGAAAATGAATACGTAGCCATTATTGGCCCTTCAGGCTCAGGTAAATCAACTTTAATGAACTTACTTGGCTGCTTAGATACACCCACTAGTGGCGATTACTTTTTAAAAGATAAGCTTGTAAAAAGTATGACCGAAACCGAGCTTGCCCATCAACGCAATGAAAGCGTCGGATTTATTTTTCAAAGCTTTAACTTATTGCCTCGCGCATCTGCACTTGAAAATGTAATGCAGCCCTTGGTTTATCGTTTTATACCCGCAAAACAACGCAAACAAAAAGCACTTGAAGCATTGCAACGCGTTGGTCTTGGCGACAAGGTTGATCACCTATCAAGTCAGCTTTCGGGTGGGCAACGTCAACGTGTAGCCATTGCTCGCGCATTAGTAACTAAACCACATATTTTACTGGGGGATGAACCCACTGGTAATCTTGATAGTAAGACCACAGCAGAAATAATGACCTTGTTTGATGAACTGCATAATGAGGGACACACTATTATTTTAGTCACCCACGAGCAAGAAATTGCAGACCATTGCCAACGGGTTATTCGCTTAGTCGATGGTAAGGTAGTCAGTGACGTAAAAAAAGGCGAAGGAGAAAAACAACATGTTTAA
- a CDS encoding efflux RND transporter periplasmic adaptor subunit: MKKAIIITIAIVAFVSLIVSKQVTGDKKQAQVNIAQVEQGNIADSIMASGNLVFNTQVQLRSEVTGRVDKVFVEEGQSVKQGDILMRLDTTAFESEVNRNQAVLRATEIEIKHSQTRLANLERQLKRQKELYDVGLGNQESFENIESARDLAKIDIESRKESYNQAQASLQIAQDRLSKSVFRAPMSGLLASVNIKEGETVIAGTTNIIGSDLMLVADPSAILAELRVDETDIASIKLNQQADIYAAAYPNEPFSGKVINIGTSAKNQPGSQGLSFRVKVLLDPTDRQLYAGMSCRAEIATSIAENGLKLPIEAIQKEEGKTFVWRLNSDNTVSKVIVSVGISSDIEQAITEGLSKGDNVVIGPARPISKLQEGDVVSLKNDADEETL; the protein is encoded by the coding sequence ATGAAAAAAGCAATAATAATAACGATAGCTATAGTCGCTTTTGTAAGCCTAATCGTCTCTAAGCAGGTGACCGGTGATAAAAAGCAAGCCCAAGTGAATATTGCGCAGGTTGAGCAAGGGAATATTGCTGATTCAATCATGGCGTCGGGCAATCTAGTTTTTAATACCCAAGTGCAATTGCGCTCTGAGGTAACTGGTCGTGTCGATAAGGTATTTGTAGAAGAAGGGCAAAGCGTTAAGCAAGGGGATATTTTAATGCGCCTTGATACAACGGCCTTCGAATCAGAAGTAAACCGAAACCAAGCCGTTCTACGCGCTACCGAAATTGAAATAAAACATAGCCAAACTCGCCTTGCTAATTTAGAGCGCCAATTAAAAAGGCAAAAAGAGCTATACGATGTTGGATTAGGAAATCAAGAAAGCTTTGAAAATATCGAAAGTGCTCGCGATCTAGCAAAAATAGATATCGAATCACGCAAAGAGTCATATAACCAAGCGCAAGCGTCGCTTCAAATTGCACAAGATCGCCTAAGTAAAAGTGTATTTAGAGCGCCAATGAGTGGCTTACTGGCATCGGTTAATATTAAAGAAGGTGAAACAGTTATTGCAGGCACAACTAATATTATTGGTTCAGACCTTATGCTTGTTGCCGACCCTAGCGCTATTTTAGCAGAGCTTAGAGTTGATGAAACAGATATAGCCAGCATAAAACTAAATCAACAAGCTGATATTTATGCCGCAGCCTACCCTAACGAACCATTTAGCGGCAAAGTGATTAATATTGGTACATCAGCTAAAAACCAACCAGGTTCGCAAGGGCTTTCTTTTAGAGTTAAAGTATTATTAGACCCAACAGATCGCCAACTTTATGCGGGTATGAGTTGCCGAGCAGAAATTGCCACCAGTATTGCCGAAAATGGTTTAAAGCTCCCTATTGAAGCAATACAAAAAGAAGAGGGTAAAACCTTTGTATGGCGCTTAAATAGCGATAATACCGTCAGTAAAGTAATAGTAAGTGTTGGTATTTCGTCTGACATTGAGCAAGCTATAACAGAGGGGCTAAGCAAAGGCGATAATGTGGTTATTGGCCCCGCTCGACCAATTAGCAAGCTGCAAGAAGGCGATGTTGTTTCACTTAAAAATGACGCAGACGAGGAAACACTATAA
- a CDS encoding YIP1 family protein, whose translation MKSPNAFSALLDIYISPSKAFNGVEHAKGWSWLAFITISLVSMASIYIFYSTVDMQFLINEQFAAASVDATIGEQKMIRQSIEQNAEIQVWISMISIVLGTAIIAAIMAVYYMLIAKLDPESEHSYGAWYGFTIWTIMPNIVLNLGTIALVLSASTDQISQTAVFNFDSINQLVVGLEPGSAFYTLLESLKLSSLWGIGLGMVGLKCWTNFSTNKALLFSALPTLVIFGIWAIIAAM comes from the coding sequence ATGAAATCACCTAACGCATTTAGCGCCCTACTCGATATTTACATTAGTCCAAGCAAAGCTTTCAATGGTGTTGAGCACGCCAAAGGTTGGTCATGGCTTGCTTTTATAACAATATCTTTAGTTTCAATGGCGAGTATTTATATTTTTTATTCTACCGTTGATATGCAGTTTTTGATTAACGAGCAATTTGCAGCTGCAAGTGTTGATGCAACAATTGGCGAGCAAAAAATGATTCGCCAAAGCATTGAACAAAATGCCGAAATACAAGTATGGATTAGCATGATATCAATCGTATTAGGTACTGCAATCATAGCCGCGATCATGGCTGTGTATTATATGCTCATTGCTAAATTAGACCCAGAGTCAGAGCACAGCTATGGTGCTTGGTATGGTTTTACTATTTGGACAATAATGCCAAATATTGTTCTAAATTTAGGTACGATAGCACTTGTACTTAGTGCAAGTACCGATCAAATATCTCAAACAGCAGTATTTAACTTTGATTCAATTAATCAGCTTGTTGTTGGGTTAGAGCCTGGTAGCGCATTTTATACATTACTAGAATCATTAAAGCTAAGTAGTCTTTGGGGGATTGGACTAGGAATGGTTGGCTTAAAATGTTGGACAAATTTTTCAACAAATAAAGCGTTACTTTTCTCGGCGCTTCCAACACTCGTTATTTTTGGTATTTGGGCAATTATTGCCGCAATGTAA
- a CDS encoding TorF family putative porin encodes MLKLKKTIAFSAVALMAATSLTSTAVNAEVSANVAATSNYLWRGQEQTGGDAAISGGIDYADESGFYAGTWVSNASWADEMTYELDFYAGFGGDISEGVSYDVGYIYYAYPDAASSADADFSEVYGSISVEGFTFGASVLATSAASGDGTDFGDSLYLTADYGFAVGSNGTEMALHIGHYSGDFIGDEDIIDYGVSVSKDGFTFGVSDTDMDESDVKVYVAYAVDFSL; translated from the coding sequence ATGTTAAAACTAAAAAAAACAATCGCTTTTAGCGCCGTGGCATTAATGGCTGCAACGTCACTTACATCAACAGCAGTAAATGCTGAAGTATCTGCGAATGTAGCAGCTACCTCAAATTACTTATGGCGTGGACAAGAACAAACTGGCGGCGACGCTGCTATTTCTGGTGGTATTGATTACGCTGACGAATCTGGGTTTTATGCTGGTACATGGGTATCTAATGCATCTTGGGCTGACGAAATGACCTACGAGCTAGATTTTTACGCAGGCTTTGGTGGCGATATTAGCGAAGGTGTTAGCTACGATGTAGGTTACATTTATTATGCTTACCCAGACGCGGCATCAAGCGCAGATGCTGATTTTTCAGAAGTTTACGGTAGCATCAGTGTTGAAGGCTTTACCTTTGGTGCATCAGTGCTTGCTACATCTGCTGCAAGTGGTGACGGTACAGACTTTGGTGACTCACTTTATTTGACAGCTGATTACGGCTTTGCCGTAGGCAGCAATGGTACAGAAATGGCTTTACACATAGGTCATTATTCTGGCGATTTTATTGGTGACGAAGACATCATTGATTACGGTGTGTCTGTGTCAAAAGATGGATTCACATTTGGCGTATCAGACACTGATATGGACGAGTCAGATGTAAAAGTTTACGTTGCTTACGCTGTAGACTTCAGCCTATAA
- a CDS encoding helix-turn-helix transcriptional regulator, giving the protein MQNNIAKFRKEAGLSQQELADAISVSRKTISTVETNRFTPSVIIALKIAAHFHASVESLFILEEAD; this is encoded by the coding sequence GTGCAAAATAACATAGCAAAATTTCGTAAAGAGGCGGGGCTTTCACAGCAAGAACTTGCCGATGCTATTAGCGTTTCACGTAAAACAATAAGTACAGTAGAAACAAATCGATTTACGCCGTCGGTCATTATAGCCCTTAAAATCGCAGCTCATTTTCACGCATCAGTTGAAAGCCTCTTCATATTAGAAGAGGCTGATTAA